In a single window of the Candidatus Cloacimonadota bacterium genome:
- a CDS encoding lipocalin family protein, producing MKLFILLIILLIGSTFLFATVETVDKVDVNRYLGRWYQYAYYPNKFQPKDAALSAADYSLDAKGNLIVINTSFDDKAGKKVLKQVKGKAKPIDKTFSKLRVSFFWPFYGDYWIVKLDKDYRYSVVSDRKQKYLWILSRSPRMDADTYNEILHFLRQGGWDPTKLVITGLQD from the coding sequence ATGAAATTATTCATCCTACTCATCATTCTTCTAATTGGTAGCACTTTTCTGTTTGCGACAGTGGAAACAGTGGATAAAGTGGATGTGAATCGGTATTTGGGACGATGGTACCAATATGCATACTATCCCAATAAATTCCAGCCTAAAGACGCAGCTCTATCTGCCGCAGATTACTCCCTGGACGCCAAGGGTAACTTGATTGTGATCAACACGAGTTTTGATGATAAAGCGGGCAAAAAGGTACTCAAGCAAGTAAAAGGTAAGGCAAAACCCATCGATAAGACTTTCAGCAAGCTTCGAGTAAGCTTCTTTTGGCCATTTTATGGGGATTATTGGATAGTAAAACTGGATAAGGATTACAGGTATAGCGTTGTAAGCGATCGCAAACAAAAGTATTTGTGGATTCTTTCTCGCAGCCCTAGAATGGACGCCGATACCTACAACGAAATCCTTCATTTTTTGCGACAGGGTGGTTGGGATCCCACCAAGCTGGTTATTACCGGATTGCAAGATTAG
- the leuS gene encoding leucine--tRNA ligase, giving the protein MDYPFSSIESKWQKIWQKRKIAESQDFSDKPKYYVLSMFPYPSGVLHIGHASNYAIGDAITRLKLMEGFNVMQPMGYDSFGMPAENYAITHNSHPRITTEENIANMRKQFDGMGFFFDWKREVSTCRPDYYRWGQYIFKRMYEQGLVYRKKSFQNWCNQCNTVLANEQVEDGACWRCGSEVEQKELEQWYFRITKYAEELLNFSDVIEWPERVVTMQKHWIGKSEGARIEFNLENSDLKIPIFTTRPDTIYGVTFMALPPEHPLVQKWLDEEPDNHALHNFCKKVINEDKVLRSSAETVKEGIFSKRYCINPLNGDKVQIWITNYVLMDYGTGAVMAVPAHDQRDFDFAKKYKIPIKIVIQNPNQPLGVDSMSEAYVEPGIMTNSAHFDGTDSEEAKSSITAWIAQNGWGEGTVTYRLRDWGISRQRYWGNPIPIIHCPKCGVVLVPDEDLPVLLPDNVQVGKTTSNPLLSVPEWLNVKCPQCGADAKRETDTMDTFVDSSWYYARYADAHNDDMPFAPAKADFWLPIDQYIGGIEHACMHLLYARFFYKFMRDLGWVKGNEPFLRLLTQGMVLKDGAKMSKSKGNTVDPQYIVDRFGSDTLRVYLLFASPPEKDVEWNDEALMGAFRFLNRIYRLIESNLDAIKRGLQHEADISKLSPEMKKLLYSSHFCTKKWREDCQERMQYNTAIAAIMEHLNHCVAIKDTHTLDNDALAVYAEACGIIPQLLYPFAPHIAEELWQMIGFQNLLHESGLPDYEEAYLVQDLVTYVIQVNGKLRGKLEVIPDTAQEILKKEALKVENVIRSLDGFEIVKIIIVPNKMVSIAAKPKR; this is encoded by the coding sequence ATGGATTATCCCTTTAGTTCTATTGAAAGTAAATGGCAGAAGATCTGGCAAAAACGTAAGATAGCTGAATCCCAAGATTTTAGTGACAAGCCTAAATATTACGTGCTTTCTATGTTCCCTTACCCGTCTGGAGTGCTCCATATCGGTCATGCTTCAAACTATGCCATTGGCGATGCAATCACGCGCCTTAAACTAATGGAAGGGTTCAATGTGATGCAGCCAATGGGCTACGATTCCTTTGGTATGCCTGCCGAAAACTACGCTATTACCCACAATTCTCATCCCCGCATTACTACCGAGGAAAACATCGCTAATATGCGTAAACAGTTTGATGGCATGGGCTTCTTCTTTGATTGGAAACGTGAAGTTAGCACTTGCAGACCAGACTATTATCGCTGGGGACAGTACATTTTTAAAAGAATGTACGAACAAGGTTTGGTATATCGCAAAAAAAGCTTCCAAAACTGGTGTAATCAATGCAATACCGTGCTGGCAAATGAACAGGTGGAAGATGGCGCTTGCTGGCGTTGCGGCAGCGAAGTGGAACAAAAAGAACTGGAACAGTGGTATTTCCGCATCACCAAATATGCAGAAGAACTGCTGAATTTCTCGGATGTGATCGAATGGCCTGAACGTGTAGTAACCATGCAAAAACATTGGATCGGCAAGAGTGAGGGCGCGCGCATCGAATTTAACTTGGAAAACAGCGATCTTAAAATCCCTATCTTCACCACCCGCCCGGATACTATCTACGGTGTAACCTTTATGGCTTTGCCACCGGAACACCCGTTGGTGCAAAAGTGGTTGGATGAAGAGCCAGATAACCATGCCCTCCACAATTTCTGTAAAAAAGTTATCAACGAAGATAAAGTACTGCGTTCCAGTGCCGAAACTGTGAAAGAGGGTATCTTTAGCAAACGCTACTGCATCAATCCCCTCAATGGAGATAAAGTTCAGATCTGGATTACAAATTATGTATTGATGGATTATGGCACTGGTGCTGTAATGGCTGTTCCTGCACACGATCAGCGCGATTTTGATTTTGCCAAAAAATACAAGATCCCCATCAAAATAGTAATCCAAAACCCCAACCAACCACTTGGGGTGGACTCAATGTCCGAAGCTTATGTCGAGCCGGGCATTATGACAAATTCTGCTCATTTTGATGGCACAGATAGTGAAGAGGCAAAAAGCTCTATCACTGCTTGGATAGCACAAAACGGCTGGGGTGAAGGCACAGTAACCTATCGACTGCGCGATTGGGGTATCTCCCGTCAACGTTATTGGGGCAACCCTATACCCATTATCCATTGTCCAAAATGCGGTGTAGTACTGGTTCCGGATGAAGATCTGCCAGTGCTCTTGCCGGATAACGTGCAAGTGGGTAAAACTACATCCAATCCTCTGCTCAGCGTTCCTGAATGGCTCAATGTAAAATGCCCCCAGTGCGGAGCTGACGCTAAACGTGAGACCGATACTATGGATACCTTTGTGGATTCATCATGGTACTACGCCCGTTATGCCGACGCCCACAACGACGATATGCCCTTCGCCCCCGCTAAAGCGGATTTTTGGCTACCGATTGATCAGTATATTGGCGGCATTGAACATGCCTGTATGCACCTGCTGTATGCCCGTTTTTTCTATAAATTTATGCGTGATCTCGGATGGGTAAAAGGCAATGAACCATTCTTGCGCCTGCTTACACAGGGTATGGTGCTGAAAGATGGCGCTAAGATGAGTAAATCCAAAGGCAACACCGTAGATCCTCAATATATCGTGGATCGCTTTGGTTCCGATACTTTGCGCGTGTATCTGCTCTTTGCCTCGCCTCCGGAAAAGGACGTGGAATGGAACGACGAAGCGTTGATGGGTGCATTCCGCTTTCTGAACCGTATCTATCGCCTTATCGAAAGCAATCTTGATGCCATCAAACGTGGCTTGCAGCATGAGGCGGATATATCTAAACTTTCCCCCGAGATGAAAAAGCTGCTTTACAGCTCCCACTTCTGTACCAAGAAATGGCGCGAGGACTGCCAGGAACGGATGCAATATAATACCGCCATCGCCGCCATCATGGAACACCTAAATCACTGCGTAGCAATCAAAGACACGCACACCTTAGATAACGACGCTCTGGCAGTTTATGCCGAAGCTTGCGGCATCATCCCTCAATTGCTCTATCCCTTTGCGCCCCATATAGCTGAAGAGCTTTGGCAGATGATAGGCTTTCAAAACCTCTTGCACGAAAGCGGATTGCCCGACTACGAGGAAGCATATCTCGTTCAAGACTTGGTTACATACGTCATTCAGGTAAATGGAAAACTGCGCGGAAAACTGGAAGTAATACCAGATACAGCACAAGAAATTCTGAAAAAAGAAGCACTAAAAGTGGAAAATGTGATCCGCTCCTTGGATGGCTTTGAAATTGTGAAGATAATCATAGTGCCCAATAAAATGGTAAGCATCGCAGCTAAACCTAAACGCTAA
- a CDS encoding HEAT repeat domain-containing protein, producing MNINYSNQERSKTIDIKTIIQNSTDNSLITFLNKLGKIDDIDNIEPLFELLKSRNESIRQLAIKNLAKTKRQDLVSLYVDILTDDPSSDVRREAVSAIGRTRNEINIPYLVSLLDQKDPKIVMQAMRGLLPFKKKPEIKRELNKLINHPNEMIQAAVKKELRHTNIRTNVSYKQQLCSPKLIHNLIVHGDTIESMSVIPDESIHLTFTSPPYYNARDYSVYSSYKEYLDFLVKVFKETYRITKEGRFFILNTSPVIVKRISRQHSSKRYPIPYDIHPLLIDMGWEFIDDIVWVKPEASVKNRVAGFEQHRKPLAYKPNARTECIMVYRKSTDKLLDWNMRCYPDETVEASKVRGKYETSNVWNIDPTFDKTHTAVFPIELCNRIISLYSYIGDLVFDPFGGSGTLGRAAIQLNRRFFLTEIKSEYIERMMQFFKQTDISYLDQQPMVMNIESFKRMFKEL from the coding sequence ATGAACATTAATTATAGTAATCAAGAAAGAAGCAAAACAATCGACATAAAAACGATCATTCAGAATAGCACGGATAATAGCTTGATTACATTTCTTAATAAGCTTGGAAAAATTGATGATATCGATAATATTGAGCCTCTCTTTGAACTTCTTAAATCAAGAAATGAATCAATAAGACAATTAGCGATAAAGAATCTTGCAAAAACTAAAAGGCAAGATTTGGTGAGTTTATATGTTGATATTCTCACTGATGATCCTAGTTCTGATGTGAGAAGAGAAGCTGTATCAGCTATTGGTAGAACTAGGAATGAGATCAACATACCTTATCTAGTATCATTGTTAGATCAAAAAGATCCTAAGATTGTGATGCAGGCCATGAGGGGTTTGTTACCATTCAAGAAAAAACCCGAGATAAAGAGAGAGTTGAATAAGCTTATCAATCACCCAAACGAAATGATTCAAGCTGCAGTAAAAAAAGAACTAAGACATACCAACATAAGAACAAATGTTTCCTATAAACAACAATTGTGTTCTCCAAAACTTATACATAATCTGATAGTACACGGTGATACTATAGAGTCAATGAGCGTTATTCCTGATGAGTCGATACATTTAACGTTTACTTCTCCACCGTATTACAATGCAAGAGATTACTCAGTCTATAGTAGTTACAAAGAGTATTTAGATTTTCTAGTAAAAGTTTTCAAGGAAACATATCGCATAACAAAGGAGGGTAGATTCTTCATCTTAAATACTTCTCCGGTAATCGTGAAAAGGATTAGTAGACAACACTCAAGTAAAAGATATCCTATACCTTATGATATACATCCTCTTCTCATTGATATGGGATGGGAATTTATAGATGATATTGTATGGGTAAAACCAGAAGCAAGTGTTAAAAACAGAGTTGCCGGATTCGAACAACACAGAAAACCACTAGCCTATAAACCTAATGCAAGAACTGAATGTATAATGGTATATAGGAAAAGCACAGATAAATTGCTTGATTGGAATATGCGATGTTATCCAGACGAGACTGTAGAAGCCAGCAAGGTACGAGGTAAATACGAAACTTCAAATGTATGGAATATTGATCCAACATTCGATAAAACACATACAGCAGTATTCCCCATAGAGTTATGTAACAGAATTATTTCATTGTATTCATATATTGGTGATTTAGTTTTTGATCCTTTTGGCGGAAGCGGAACCTTGGGAAGAGCAGCGATTCAACTTAACAGAAGATTCTTCTTAACTGAGATTAAAAGTGAATACATTGAAAGAATGATGCAATTTTTTAAACAGACCGATATTTCATACTTAGATCAACAACCTATGGTAATGAACATAGAAAGCTTTAAAAGAATGTTCAAGGAGTTATAA
- a CDS encoding CfrBI family restriction endonuclease, which translates to MTLSKDDIALVISMLLNGSGHRVIVTDMINNLFMKFTIGFFKSIMLAKFENQNINIDWYKANFIDSNKLSTDDILLYSGLNKKTVTNQYGSGKKEICIEAAKDNYDKLLDSLNRLIDEEIGLDIKIVIKHNDVSVELNINESLIVVNALAVKRAAIRGGAWSTLGKSVETPLMLTLCHLFHVNEANYAVKKSKGKYVRPNEAIFDREVDFFLKTGDKEYNCEIKLMGQGNPESADAVIARNTDVFIADKLSETNKNQLNDLAVQWVELSALNGYIKFSDVLAKFGIPHKQPLDGLKQVPRLIETLFNNK; encoded by the coding sequence ATGACGCTATCAAAAGATGATATTGCATTGGTAATCTCAATGTTGCTCAATGGATCCGGTCATAGAGTTATTGTGACGGACATGATAAATAATCTATTCATGAAATTTACGATTGGTTTTTTTAAGAGTATTATGCTAGCCAAATTTGAGAATCAAAACATCAACATAGATTGGTATAAAGCTAATTTCATCGATTCAAACAAATTGTCGACTGATGACATTTTACTTTACTCGGGTCTGAACAAAAAAACTGTTACTAATCAGTATGGCAGTGGAAAGAAAGAAATTTGTATTGAAGCAGCTAAAGATAACTATGACAAACTATTGGACTCTTTGAATCGTCTTATTGACGAAGAGATAGGTCTTGATATTAAAATTGTGATTAAACACAATGACGTTTCTGTAGAACTGAATATAAATGAAAGTCTCATTGTAGTAAATGCCCTGGCAGTAAAAAGAGCGGCTATTCGAGGTGGGGCTTGGAGTACACTGGGAAAATCTGTTGAAACTCCTTTAATGTTGACTCTTTGCCATCTTTTCCATGTTAATGAGGCTAATTATGCAGTAAAAAAATCTAAGGGAAAATATGTTAGGCCTAATGAAGCGATTTTCGATAGAGAGGTAGATTTCTTTTTAAAAACTGGAGATAAAGAGTATAATTGCGAAATTAAATTAATGGGGCAGGGCAATCCCGAAAGCGCTGACGCAGTAATAGCACGAAACACAGACGTCTTCATTGCCGATAAATTATCTGAAACAAACAAGAATCAACTTAATGACCTTGCGGTGCAATGGGTTGAGTTAAGTGCGCTTAATGGTTACATTAAGTTTTCTGATGTTTTAGCTAAATTTGGCATACCACATAAACAACCTTTGGATGGACTTAAGCAAGTCCCAAGATTAATAGAAACACTATTTAATAATAAGTAA